AGATCTGGTCGCTCGACATCGCGACAGGCAAAGAGACACCGATTCCGTTCACCGCCGACGTGGATCAGATGATCGGTGAGCTGGTGCGCTTCACGTACCCCGTGAACGACAGCGTGCTCACCGTGCGTCAGATTCGCGGCGCACGGCCGTCACCTGATGGCAAACGTCTTGTGTTCTCCGCGCTCGATCGCCTGTGGACGATGGACCTTCCGGCGGGCACACCCAGGCGTGTGACAACATCCACCGACGGCGAACACGCACCGGTGTGGTCGCCCGATGGCAAAGTACATCGCGTATGTCTCCTGGACGGAGGACGGGGTGACATTTGGCGCGTACCCGCTGACGGCGGGCAGCCGTCCGAAGCTCACCACGCAGTCGGCGTTTTACGACAACATCATGTATTCGCCGACCGGTTCGCGTATTGTGGCCAATCGCGCCCCGCACGCAGCGCGCGATTCTGAACGACGAAATCAATCCGGCACTGGTCATCACCGACCTGGTGTGGATTCCGGCCACGGGTGGTGCAGCAAACTTCGTGAGCACACTCAGTGATGCCGGCCGACCGCACTTCACGAGTGATACCACCCGCATCTGGTTGTACGAAGGTGGCGATGGGCTGGTCTCGTTCCGCTGGGATGGCACCGATCGCAAAGCACATCTCAAGGTCACCGGGTATCAGGCACCGGGCGCGGGCCCGAACGCGCAGCCTCGTCAGGCGAGCGATTTGCATGTGTCTCCCGATGGCCAACGTGTATTGGCGCAGGTGGACAACATGCTGTTCGTGGTGCCATTGCCCATGACCGGCGGTGCCACGCCACGCTGTCTGTGCAGGCGCCCACGGGTGGCGCTCCCATTCCTCGCCGCTGTGCGCATCGGTGGAGATTTTGTCGGCTGGACGGCCGACTCACGTACCGTGTTCTATTCGCTGGGACGGTCGTTCTTCCAGTACGATGGGCCACGCGCCGACTCACTCGCCGCCGACTCGGCGCTGAAGGCGCCGCCGGCGCGAGCGGGCGGAGCGGGTGGTGCTGCAGGCGCCGCGCCAGGCGGCACGACGAGTGGTGGTGCTACAGCCGCGACGGCGAAGCCCATCTATGAAGCATCGCGCGTTGATGTGGCCATCACCGCCGCAAAGGATCGTCCAAGCGGCAGTGTCGTGCTGCGCGGTGCGCGCATCATCACCATGAAGGGCGACGAGATCATCGCGCGTGGTGATGTGGTCGTGACAGGCAATCGCATTGTGGGTGTGGGCGCACAGGGCAGTGTCACCGTGCCAAGCGGCGCACGCATCATCGATGTCGCCGGAAAAACCATCATGCCCGGCTTGGTGGACGTCCACGCGCACATGTGGCCGCAGTGGGGCGTGCATTCGCCGCAGCCGTACATGTACACGGCAAATCTGGCGTACGGCGTCACCACCACGCGCGATCCGCAGACGTCGCAAGCGGATGTCATTTCGTACGGAGATGCCGTGGATGTGGGCCAGATCATCGGCCCACGCATCTACGCCACCGGCCCCGGCATCTTTGCGCAAGACAATGTCTCCAGCGCGGATGACGCCAAGGACGTCATGAAACGGTATTCCGAGTTCTATCTCACGGAAACCATCAAGCAGTACCAAGCGGGCGACCGGCGTCAGCGGCAGTGGATCGCGATGGCGGCAAAGGAGCAGAAGATCACGCCCACGCTCGAGGGTGGACTGGACTTCAAGAAGAACATGACCGAGGCGATGGACGGATATGCAGGCATCGAGCATACGCTGCCCATCGCGCCGATGTACAAGGATGCGATTCAGCTCTTCGCCCAGAGGGGACCACCTGGACGCCGACGCTGCTCGTGCAGTACGGCGGGCCCTGGGCCGAGAACTGGTGGTACGAGCACTACGACATTTTGAGTGATGCCAAGCTCACGCGTTTCACGCCGTTTTCGGAACTCGAGCGTCGTGGACTGCGTCGGCCACAGTGGTTTCGCGACAGCGAATATTCGTTCACGCTGTTCGCCGAGCAGGCGAAGAAGGTGGTCGAGGCGGGTGGCCGTGTCGGGCTGGGCGGCCACGGACAACTGCAAGGTCTTGGCGTGCACTGGGAACTCTGGACGATTGCCAAAGGCGGCATGAAGCCGATGGACGCGTTGCGCGTGGGAACGATTTATGGCGCCGAGTCCATTGGTTTGGCGCGGGACCTGGGGTCGGTAGAAGCGGGCAAGCTGGCCGACATTCTGGTGCTCGACGGCAATCCACTGGATGACATCGCCAACACCAACACGATTCGCTACGTGATGAAGAACGGACGGGTGTACGGGGGTGACAGTCTCAACGAGATCTGGCCACGGCAACGTGCGATGCCGAAGCAGTGGTGGATGACGAACGAGCGGCGCCGAAGTAGTCCGACGTCTTTCATGCGCATCGCCGCCGTGGGCGGAAGTGCACCATCGATCGATTACCTCGACCTCAAAGCGCGGTCGCGCGTGGGCGGCATCTCGCTCAACTTCGCGGTGCATGCCCGGCACGCTGGCGCCGAGTCCGTGGCGAGCGTCAGCGCTGCACCGGGGCCGACGCGGCAGCGTCAGTAGTTGCCAGCGGGCCCTCGCTACCCGGCCGACGTCGAGCGGTGACATGGATGCGCCAGCGCCCCGGCGCCACGGCGTCCCAGGACATTCAGCTTGCCGCTGGTGGTGAGCGCCACTTCCCCGGGCGGGTACGCGCCCGACGTGCTCGCCGACTTCCGCCTGGGCGAGCGTGAGTGGGCGCTGCTGCGCGATGTCGACGTGATTGCGATCCCGGTCTTTAAGCAACCTGATGCCCCTGGTCAGACCCATCATCGTCGCGCGCGACGTCTCGGCGATCCGCGTCGCCGACCTGCTCGACAGCGCGGACCTGGGCGACGCGCTGCAGGGGCTCCGATGCACGCTCCTCGATGCGTTCGAACTCCTCTTCATCAGTGGCGACGAGGCGATGGTCGAGGCGACTCTTGCCCCGGTCCCGCAGGACTCGTAGCGTCATCGTCCGCGCACGGCGGGGCCAGGAGCAGCGCGCTCGTGAAAGGAGCACGCCATGTCCCGCCCGCCGAGCTGGTCCCGCCCGATGAGTGCGTCGACAATTTGCAGGGTGTGGCGACGCCTACCGGGCGGCGTTCACCGTTGCCCCTGCGCGCGATCGCGACGTTCCTGCGGCGATGCGCGCCGGCGCGAAGCAGGCCGCGCGCGTGATCCGTCACCTGGGAGCCGTCGCCGATGTGCGTTAGGCCGTAAGTCGCTTCCGCACGCTCTTTCCCGGGCCGCGCCCCCATCATCGGGATGATCGCCCCCTCCCCCGATGCCGGGCTGCCCAGCCTTCACCAGCATCGACGCCATTGTCGACGCGGCACTGGCCGACCTCGAACGGCCAGGGCGGGGGCGTCGATGGCGCGCTGGTGGAGAACGACTTCGACCAGCCGCACACGACTGGGTTTGGGGCTAAGAATCCATGCGGCGATGACGCGGGTGACGCGGGAGGTGGTGGCGCGCGCGCGGATCCCCATCGGCGTGGAAGTCCTGCTCAACGACCCGAAAGCGCGCCTCTGCCAGCCATCGCCGCGATGACCGGGGCGCGCTTCATCCGCTATCGACTTCTTCATCGACCGGGTGATGACCAAGCTCGGCCCCTTCGGGACCGCGGCCGAGGCGATCCTCGCCTATCGACGGGCCATCAAGGCCGAGCAGGTGCAACTGTTCACCGACCTGCGGGTGAAGTACACGACGCCCATCAGCGGACCAGAAGCCGCTGACGCTTTCGGCGCGCGGAGGCCGAGGCCGCGAGGGCCGACGCGGTGATCATCCCCGGCGGGGAGACGGGGATCGAGCCCCGATCCCGACGACCTGCGTGCCGCGCGCCCGCCATCGCTTCCCGTGCTCATCGGGAGCGGGCTCACCCCCGAGAATGCGGCGACGCTGGCCCCGCTCTGCGATGGGGCGATCGTAGGGACGTCGCTGCCCAGTGGGCGACCGCATCGCGACCGCGTGGTGCTGGGAGCAGGTGACGCGTCTGGTGCACGCGGTACGTGCCGTGCCCTCGACACCCATGGCGTGAGCGAGACTCCGCCGACCACTTCCGCGGAACGGGTGTCGCTCAAACGACTGACTCGGGGCTCGCGGCCGTTGTCGCGCTCGTCGCAGGCAACATGCTCGGCTCGGGGTCTTCTTCACCCGGGAGAGCTCGCCATGATAGCGCAGCATCAATGGCCAGGTGCACTTCATTTGGGCGCTGTGCGGTGTCATTACGCTCTGTGGTGCCCTCACGCTGGCCGAGATGTGCCGCATGCTCCCCGCACGCAGGGCGACGTACCACGTCCTCAAGGAGGTTCGGCCCGCTCTGGGGATTCCTCCTGGGTGTGGCTCGAGCTGTGGGTGAGCGGGCCGGGAGCGGTGGCGAGGATCGCGATCGTCTTCAGCGAGTTCATGCAACGCGTGGTTGTAAACGTTGGCGATCGCGCCGGTGTGGTGGGGCACGTCCAGCGCCATCGCCTTCTTTGCGGCAATCAACCTGGCCGGGGTGACGTGGGGTGGGCGCGTGCGGGTGACTGGTGACCGCGCTCAAGATTGGCGGGATCGTGGCGCTCATCAGCGGGGCGCTGTTGCTGGCGGCGCCAGCGTCGGCCGCTTGCTGCGCTGGTGCCTGGCGAGAGCGCCAGCGACGGCCTTCATGGCCTTCGTCCGGTTCGCGCGGGAGCTAGGCGTGGCGGCGGTGCTCTTCACGTACGACAGCTGGATCGACGTCTCGCGCACGTCGCCGGCGAGAGATCCGGCGCCCGGGGCGTGATCTTCCACCAGGAATGGCGATCGGCATCGGCTCGCTCCCGCATCCCTGCACCTGGTGGTGAACGTCGCCTACCTCCGCGTCGTCCCGCTCGAGGCGATGCGCACCTCGCCGACGACGGTGGCCTCCAGTGGTAGCGACGTCGGCGTACCGGGCCGCGCGGTAGGACGTTCCTCGACGTCCTGATGATGATCTCGATCTTTGCCGCGCTGGGCGGACTCGTGATGACCCTGCCGCGCCTCTTCTCCTCTGATGGCCGACGCGCACGTGGGCGAGGCGCGCGGGGTGTTGCGCACCTTCTTCTCGCTCCTGCGACGTATCGCCCCCGCGCACCGCCGGACGCAACAGCGCCATCCTCTTCGCCGCCGTCACGTCGATCGCCGCACTCCTCTTCTTTGGCTCCTTCTCGCGACTGGTGAACTTCTTCGTCGTCCCACGTTCCAGGCCATGAACATCCTGATGGTGGCGGCGATCTTCCGCCTGCGCCCGCGGGTCCCTCGGCCGGGCCTGCCACCGAAGCCCGGCTATCCCGTGACCCCCATCGCTGGATATCGTGGTGATGGCGGCGCTGCTCGCGAGTGGGATCAACGCTCGACCGATGGAGACGCTTATCGGGAGCACGCTGGCGCTCACCAGGGCAACCAGTCTACTGGTGGATGGTGCGTGAGCGTCGCTCGGTCTAAGCGGCCCCGCCCACGCCCCCTCCGGCATCTCGCCCTTTCCTGCCTCGCGTGCGATCGGTCCACGAAGTCGTCGCACTATTGGCGTTGGTCGTAGCCGGCTACCTCGCCTTCAAGCCGGTCCCGATCGACCCGGCGCCGTGGATAACCACGCCTAACGCGGGACTGACCGGTCCCTTTACTCCCAATTCGCTGCTCGCCGACGCCGACAGCATCGCTGCCGCGAGCGCCGGCCCCGAGGACCGACGGTCGGCGCCGATGGGGGCGCTCTACACGGGGCTCATTGGCGGAGCCGGGTCCGCATCGATCGACCACCGGCGAGGTGCGCAGATCGCGATCACCACGGGCGCCCGCTTGAGGCTGCGCTTCGACGCGGCCGGCGACCTGGTCATCGCCGACGCCCGCCAAGGGCATCGTTGCGGTGCGCCCCAACGGTGAGCTGCGCACGCTGGTCGCGCTCGGCGACACCAAGCTTCACTTCCCGATGCGCTCGACGTGGCGCCCGACGGCGTCCTCTGGTTCTCCGACGCGTCGCAACGCTGGGATACCCGGACCGGCGGCCTGATGGACTTCTGGGAGAGTCGCCCCACCGGCCGACTCCTGCGCCACGATCCACGCGTGGGAGACGCGCGTCGTCCTCGACTCGATCGACTTCGCCAACGGTGTCGCGGTGGGTCCCGCGGGCGCCCGGCCCTGCTCAACCGAAACGATGGCGGGGCGCATCATACGGTACTGGATCACGGGGCCGCGTGCCGGAACGCGCGAGACCTTTCTCTCGAGGGGCTCCCAGGGCTCCCGGACAACATCGGCTGCGATGGCCACGGCCTGTTCTGGTGGCGTTGTATGCCCCGCGTACCGCCGCGGTCCACGCATCCGCGCCTTGCCGCCGTGGCTTCGCAAGGTGATCTATCGCATCCCCGAGCGACTGCGCCTCACCGAGGCCGATCGCTACGGGATGATCCTCGGATCGATACGCTGGACAGGTGCGCTACAATCCGCAGGACCCCAGTGGCCGCGTGGACTCCACCACCACCGCGGTGGCGGTGAACGATACGTTGTACGTCGAGCCTTCCTGCGGTGCTCGCGCGGTTGCGGCTGCCGGCTGCCCCATGACGTGATCGCGCGCTGGTTCCTCGCCTTTCCACTCTTGCCGACCGTCGCGATGCTTACGCGCCCCCTCCTGCTCGCCTTCGCCCCCATCGTTGCCTTCACCACCGGCGCCTCGGTCGCGCAGGCTCAACTCCCGACAGCATCCGCACGCGAGTCGACGCCGTCTTCGCGCTGGGATCGCACCGACTCGCCCGGGTGCGCGCTGGGCATCTCCGCAGAGCGGACGCGAGGTGTAGCTTGCGCGCGGCTACGGGATGAGCGATCTGCAGCACGCGATCGCCATCACCCCATCGTCGATCTTTCACGTCGCGTCCGTCTCCAGGAGTTCGCCGCGTATTCGGTGGCGCTGCTGGCCGGAGGAGGGGCGGCTGTCGCTGGACGACGACGTGCGCCAGCATGTCCGGGATTCCCAACTACGGGCAGCGCATCACCGTGCGCCAGCTCATCCACCACACGAGCGGACTGCGCGACCAGTGGCAGCTGCTGGGCTACGCCGGCTGGCGCTTTCCGAGACCTGATCACCGAGCAGGACGTCCTGCGAATGGTCTCTCGCGGCAGAAGGGGACCAACTTTGCGCCGGGAGCGGAGTGGGCGTACTCCAACACCGGCTACACTGCTGGCAGGATCGTGAAGCGCGTGAGCGGAAGTCGCTGCGCGAGTTTGCCCAGAACGCATCTTTGCCCCGCTGGGGATGCGCGACACGCACTTCCACGACGACACGATGATCGTACGGGGCGCACCTCGGCGTACGAACCGCGTCCCTGGCGGCGGGTGGAAGATCTCCATCCCGGTCTTCGACACGTACGGAGCGACGTCGCTCTTCACGACTGCGGGCGACATGCTCACGTGGATGGGTAACCTCGACGCGCCGACGGTGGAAGCCGTGCCCTGGTGGCGGCGGCGCAGACGAGCTCCGCTCAACGATGGACGCCGACCAGCTACGGCTACGGACCTCCATCTTCAAGTATCGCGGGCTCTCGGCCATCGGGCATGGTGGTGCCGATGCCGGCTATCGCGTGCAGGTCGAACGTTATCCGGAACGCGGGATCGCGATCGCCGTTCTGTGCAACGCCGCCATCGCCACGCTGAACGTCCTCACGCGAAACGTGCTCGACGTCCTGCTTGGTGCCAGCGCCCCGCGGCAGGCCCTCTGATCGACACGGTCCCCGCGGGCCGTCTCGGCCGAAATCAAGCAGCGCTGGGTGGGGACGTATCGCGACTCCGTGAGCCAGGCCGTGCGCGCGTACGCTTGGCGGGCGACACCCTCCACGCTTGGCGACGGGCGCCCCCGTGATCACGAGCGACACCTCGGCGCGCATCGCAGCGAGCGCGAATGCGCGGGTCCTGCGCTCGTCAGGCACCACGGTGACCGGGGTGGCGCAGGTGCGCACACCACGCGTCCGCTCATCTTCCGTCGTGAGGCGCCGTTCACCCCCGATCGTGCGGCGCTGGCGGCGTATGCGGGGGCCTTCTACAGCGAGGAGCTCGACGTGCGCTACGACCTGCGCGTCGCGGATTCGTCGCTGGTCATGTTCCATCGCAAGCTCGATGACTCCCCGCTGGCCCCGGCGTCTCGCGATGTCTTCACCGCGGCGTTCGGCGCGACCTTCCAGTTCACGCGCGATCGTACGGGGAAGGTGAACGGCTTCACCATCACCGACGGTCGCGTGCGCGGGGTGCGGTTCGAGCGCATGAAGTAGCGCGACCACGAGCTCGCCGGTCTCGACGGGGCGCATCCGCACACGGATGCGCCCCTTCGTCTCACGGCGCCGGTCAGTTCGCCTGGGTGCAGGCGACGGCGGCAGCAACAACAGGCGACGACGGAAGGTCTGGAACGCGTTCGTGTCCCGCGTCAGTCGCTGCAGCGCGCTCGCCGGGTACTTGGCGATCTGCGCCTCGGTCGCCGCGACGCGACTCTCCTCGAGCGGATGGCTGGCGAAGAACGCGTCGAGGGAGCTGGGGTTGGACTGGCGCGCCGCCATCAGGAGGCGAAACATCTCCGGGATGCCTAACGGCGATATCCCCGCCTTCACGACGGTCGCCACCGCTTCTTCATCGGCCTGCGCCTCGTCGCCGCGACTGAACCTCGCGAACAGCGCGCTGCCGCCGATGTTGATGGCGGCCTGTGTGGCACCGCTCTCGCAGACGTTGGTGAGGGTACAGAGCAATGACAGGCCGACGTTGGCGCCCTGGCCCTGCTGCATCTGACCTGCGCCCCTTCACGGGACCACTACGAAGTGTAGGCCGGGGACTGGGGTGAATGGGTGAAGGTGCGCGCGTATTCGTGCGGGGTCAATTGCTGCAGGGAGCTATGCGGACGGACCGAGTTGTAGTCGTCCTGCCATGCGGAGATGATGTCGCGGGCATCGTGCAGATCCGTGAACCAGTGCTGGTCCAGGCATTCGGCGCGGATCTTGTCGTGAAAGCTCTCGACGTACGCGTTCTCGACGGGCTTCCCGGGGCGGATGAAGGCGAGTTGCACCTGACGCGCATACGCCCACGCATCGAGCGCGCGGGCGACGAACTCGGGCCCGTTGTCCACCGTGATCGCGCGTGGCGTGCCGCGCAGGCTGGTGACGTCCTCGAGGACGCGCACCACGCGCGCGGCGGGCAGTGACGTGTCGACTTCCAATGCGAGGCACTCCGCGTGCACGTGTCGATCAGGCTGAGCACGCGAAAGCGGCGACCGGTCGCGCACTGATCGCTGATGAAGTCCATCGCCCAGACCTCATTCGGCTGGGTGGCGACGGGACGGGGCACCCGGGCAAGCGAGACCTGCTTGCGCTTCCGCCGCCTGACCTGCAACCCCGTACTGCGATAAACACGGCGCACGCGCTTGTGATTCACCTGCCAGCCGTCGCGGGCGAGGAGCACGTGCAGCCGGCGATAGCCCCAGCGGGGTCGCTCGGCGGCCTTCTCGCGCAACGCGTCCGCCAAGGCGTCATCACTGGGCCGGGTACTCTGGTGATACCAGCGCGAGCGCGCCAGGTGCACGAGCTCGCACGCGCGACGGGTGCTCACGGGATACGTGGCCTTGAGATAGGTGACGGCGGTCCGTCGCTGTGCCGGCGTCACCACTTTCGTCCCACCACGTCTTTGAGCATCGCGTTGTCGAGGCTGAGCTCGGCCACGAGGCGCTTGAGGCGCGCGTTCTCGTCCTCGAGGGCCTTGAGCCGTTTCACCTCGGGCACGCCGATCCCGCTGTACTTCGCCTTCCAGCGGTAGAACGTGGTCTCGGTGATGCCGTGCTTGCGCACCACCAAGCGGGCGTTGTCACTGCCCGCCGCCTCCTTCAGGATCGCGACGATCTGCTCTTCGGTGAAGCGCTTCCGCTTCATGTGGGCCTCCTCCGGCGCCTCGCCGGGCTCGTGCCCCTAACCTATCATCTGGTCCCGTTTTCGGGGCGCAGGTCAATCTGCTGCACGGAGTGTCGCCGCGTGATGTGGCCGATCTCGTGCGCGAGCACGCCGGCCAGCTCGCTCATGTTGGTCGCCTTCTCGATCAGGCCGCGATTGACGCAGACCCATCCGCCCGGGAGCGCGAAGGCGTTGATCTCCTTGCTGTCGACGACGGTGAAGTACCAGGTGAGGCCCCGGCTGTCGGTCGCCTGGGCGAGTTGATTGCCG
This genomic window from Gemmatimonadota bacterium contains:
- a CDS encoding PD40 domain-containing protein, coding for IWSLDIATGKETPIPFTADVDQMIGELVRFTYPVNDSVLTVRQIRGARPSPDGKRLVFSALDRLWTMDLPAGTPRRVTTSTDGEHAPVWSPDGKVHRVCLLDGGRGDIWRVPADGGQPSEAHHAVGVLRQHHVFADRFAYCGQSRPARSARF
- a CDS encoding amidohydrolase family protein translates to MQYGGPWAENWWYEHYDILSDAKLTRFTPFSELERRGLRRPQWFRDSEYSFTLFAEQAKKVVEAGGRVGLGGHGQLQGLGVHWELWTIAKGGMKPMDALRVGTIYGAESIGLARDLGSVEAGKLADILVLDGNPLDDIANTNTIRYVMKNGRVYGGDSLNEIWPRQRAMPKQWWMTNERRRSSPTSFMRIAAVGGSAPSIDYLDLKARSRVGGISLNFAVHARHAGAESVASVSAAPGPTRQRQ
- a CDS encoding serine hydrolase — protein: MSGIPNYGQRITVRQLIHHTSGLRDQWQLLGYAGWRFPRPDHRAGRPANGLSRQKGTNFAPGAEWAYSNTGYTAGRIVKRVSGSRCASLPRTHLCPAGDARHALPRRHDDRTGRTSAYEPRPWRRVEDLHPGLRHVRSDVALHDCGRHAHVDG
- a CDS encoding M48 family metalloprotease, with the protein product MQQGQGANVGLSLLCTLTNVCESGATQAAINIGGSALFARFSRGDEAQADEEAVATVVKAGISPLGIPEMFRLLMAARQSNPSSLDAFFASHPLEESRVAATEAQIAKYPASALQRLTRDTNAFQTFRRRLLLLPPSPAPRRTDRRRETKGRIRVRMRPVETGELVVALLHALEPHPAHATVGDGEAVHLPRTIARELEGRAERRGEDIARRRGQRGVIELAMEHDQRRIRDAQVVAHVELLAVEGPRIRRQRRTIGGERRLTTEDERTRGVRTCATPVTVVPDERRTRAFALAAMRAEVSLVITGAPVAKRGGCRPPSVRAHGLAHGVAIRPHPALLDFGRDGPRGPCRSEGLPRGAGTKQDVEHVSREDVQRGDGGVAQNGDRDPAFRITFDLHAIAGIGTTMPDGREPAILEDGGP
- a CDS encoding M48 family metalloprotease; translated protein: MSEQLPLVKDAAVVRYVTSLGNQLAQATDSRGLTWYFTVVDSKEINAFALPGGWVCVNRGLIEKATNMSELAGVLAHEIGHITRRHSVQQIDLRPENGTR